The following proteins are co-located in the Plasmodium vinckei vinckei genome assembly, chromosome: PVVCY_11 genome:
- a CDS encoding polyubiquitin binding protein, putative, translated as MQEDKEYELRGILKGHCKGVRCLCVINNKTIDELNKFEINFEYIVSADLNGIIIVWKKETECNDKVPNDDQYNDNFILYKKIEVHEKFIYALCYSKYVGISELKNNSNESIEDNLHFYSGGNDKNIYLLNLNGLIELVLQGHTNSICSIVEKDENILLSADWNGEVFVWKIEKSNANNIGSSMINDDNANISPQNLNSLSSNRYTYTILKVLKNHKHATYITCFNDMFFTISQNNIVNMWNKDGEKIDEIKNIHNDTVRDIILFNENKNIITFSNDENIHIYDSNFNLIKIYMGHTGFVFYVCVNEKDKLMYSCSDDKTIKIWSIEDIYKLMENYDINNIKNNPLMNNNNCNNKNDNFGCLQTIHLINTLWNIKLLHNDDIVSACNDNYIRIFTNKKEHKLNKEIVDKLENELNKNNDKDNLYNNKDINSVENMKNIIGKIGEIKIFKNQNKYEAYKYETNGWVLIGDVVDDVNSSKKFYIGDNLFQQGYYDEIFSIDTGYGDIKQLPYNINDNINLIAEKFCKRESISISHIKSIVDFINQNCSNLNKNNSNKDINVINEDSKKFVTVLNVFTIQTASLDKILQKIKEFNTNIPVNEQNSYKLSDNELNSLTNITNVYKKSIKNNYIFNTADINLITKLCNWQPVHIFPVIDLFRVLILNKHSDILFNNKYSFNAFKLVYDCILYYFQNKNDKDKNLDPLLVCCLRFYLNMFNLSTPRYYMFKKCNLILKQFANFKSNNLNINILLIKIFFNFIISLNENNDNEIRKTLFQSIHDFRENINEIELLYTYSLCFHTSHSTYKKQTQDIIQKYDIKQFIKDKLKALTPQKNEQNEKLFKNVNLILSDLP; from the exons ATGCAAG AGGACAAAGAATACGAATTAAGGGGGATTTTAAAGGGACATTGTAAAGGGGTACGATGCTTATgtgttataaataataaaacaatcgATGAGTTGaataaatttgaaataaattttgagTATATCGTTAGTGCAGATCTCAATGGAATAATTATAGTTTGGAAAAAAGAGACCGAATGCAATGATAAAGTTCCCAATGATGATcaatataatgataattttatattatataaaaaaatcgaaGTTCATGAAAAGTTTATTTATGCATTATGCTACAGTAAATATGTAGGAATTAgcgaattaaaaaataatagtaatgaAAGCATTGAAGATAATTTACACTTTTATAGTGGAGggaatgataaaaatatttatttattaaatttaaatggtCTTATTGAATTAGTATTACAAGGACACACCAATAGTATTTGCAGTATAGTtgaaaaagatgaaaatattttgttaagTGCTGATTGGAATGGGGAAGTTTTTGTCTggaaaattgaaaaatcaAATGCGAACAATATAGGAAGTAGTATGATTAATGATGATAATGCAAATATTTCCCCTCAAAATCTAAATTCTTTGAGCTCAAATAGATATACCTATACCATTTTgaaagttttaaaaaaccATAAGCATGCTACATATATAACTTGTTTTAATGATATGTTTTTCACAATATCACAGAATAATATAGTAAATATGTGGAACAAAGATGGCGAAAAAAtcgatgaaataaaaaatatacataatgaTACTGTTCgagatattatattatttaatgaaaataaaaatattataacattttctaatgatgaaaatatacatatatatgattctaactttaatttaataaaaatatatatgggaCATACAGGCTTCGTTTTTTATGTCTGTGTAAATGAAAAGGATAAACTCATGTATAGTTGTAGTGATGATAAAACTATCAAAATATGGTCCATTGAggatatttataaattaatggaaaattatgatatcaataatataaaaaataatcccCTAAtgaacaataataattgtaacaataaaaatgataattttgGATGTCTGCAAACTAtacatttaataaatacactatggaatataaaattactTCACAATGATGATATCGTATCTGCTTGtaatgataattatatcaggatatttacaaataaaaaggaacataaattaaataaagaaatagtAGACAAATTAGAAAACGaacttaataaaaataatgacaaagataatttgtataataataaagatataaattcggtagaaaatatgaaaaatattattggaAAAATTGgagaaattaaaatattcaaaaatcaaaacaaatatgaagcatataaatatgaaacaAACGGATGGGTTTTAATAGGGGATGTAGTAGATGATGTAAACtcatcaaaaaaattctaCATTGgtgataatttatttcaacAAGGTTATTATGATGAAATATTCTCTATTGATACAGGTTATGGAGATATTAAACAATTaccatataatattaatgataatataaatttgatagctgaaaaattttgtaaaagaGAAAGTATTTCAATAAGCCATATAAAATCAATTGTCGATTTTATAAATCAAAACTGttcaaatttaaataaaaataattctaaTAAAGATATCAATGTGATCAATGAAGATTCGAAAAAGTTTGTTACTGTCTTAAATGTATTTACAATACAGACAGCTTCATTAGATAAGATtttgcaaaaaataaaagaattcAACACGAACATTCCTGTTAACGAACAAAATAGTTACAAACTTTCTGACAATGAATTAAATAGTTTAACTAATATTacaaatgtatataaaaaaagtattaaaaataattatatttttaacacTGCagatattaatttaattacaAAACTTTGCAATTGGCAACCAGTTCATATATTTCCTGTAATAGACCTATTTAGggttttaatattaaacaaaCATTCtgatattttgtttaataataaatactcTTTTAATGCATTCAAATTAGTTTATGAttgcatattatattatttccaaaataaaaatgataaagatAAGAATCTAGACCCATTACTAGTATGTTGCCTACggttttatttaaacatGTTTAATTTATCAACGCCAAGATATTacatgtttaaaaaatgtaatttaattttaaaacaatttgccaattttaaatcaaataatCTAAATATCAACATcctattaataaaaatattttttaattttattatatccttaaatgaaaataatgataatgaaataagAAAAACATTATTTCAATCTATTCATGATTTtagagaaaatataaacgaAATAGAATTGCTCTATACTTATTCCTTGTGTTTCCATACATCTCATTCTACATATAAAAAGCAAACACAAGATATAATACAGAAATATGATATTAAGCAGTTTATCAAAGACAAATTAAAAGCATTAACTCcccaaaaaaatgaacaaaatgaaaagttatttaaaaatgtgaatTTAATTTTGAGTGACCTTCCATAG